From Plectropomus leopardus isolate mb chromosome 4, YSFRI_Pleo_2.0, whole genome shotgun sequence, the proteins below share one genomic window:
- the LOC121942468 gene encoding intelectin-like, translating to MLHQILLILVFLVLAKDASFASPTLQIVNEEPTHAEATRDVEKTKNLTRTNFAQLEKLSNRSRYVARSCKEIRYRYNEHEDGLYYLTTANGMVYQTFCDMTTAGGGWTLVASVHENSVYGKCTVGDRWSSQQGNNANLPDGDGNWINRNTFGAVESATSDDFKNPGYYDIVAGDMSVWHVPNNFPVEHWNLAAILRYHTDNRFLRLYGGNLFHLFKQYPVRYNIGSCSNRGPVVPIVYDHGNKESTRMLYGPNSRAEFEPGFITFRAINNERAAMAICSGVKPTGCNSEHYCVGGGGYFYPSQCGDFPSFDWNGFGSLQGWSASKEITEAAVLLFYR from the exons ATGCTACACcaaatacttttgattttggtgttCTTGGTGTTGGCGAAAGATGCATCCTTTGCATCTCCAACTTTACAAatag TAAATGAAGAGCCCACCCACGCAGAAGCCACCAGGGATGTGGAGAAGACTAAGAACCTCACCAGAACAAACTTTGCACAATTGGAGAAATTGAGCAACAGGTCCAGATATGTTGCAAGAAGCTGTAAAGAGATCAGGTACAGATATAATGAACATGAAG ATGGATTGTATTACCTGACCACTGCTAATGGCATGGTCTATCAGACTTTCTGTGATATGACCACTGCGGGAGGTGGCTGGACGCTGGTGGCGAGCGTCCATGAAAACAGCGTTTATGGGAAGTGCACAGTGGGCGATCGCTGGTCGAGCCAGCAGGGCAACAATGCTAATCTGCCGGACGGGGACGGTAACTGGATCAACAGAAACACCTTTGGAGCAGTAGAGAGCGCCACCTCAGATGATTTTAAG AATCCAGGTTACTATGATATAGTGGCAGGAGACATGTCTGTGTGGCACGTTCCCAACAACTTCCCAGTGGAGCACTGGAACCTGGCAGCCATCCTCCGCTACCACACTGACAACCGCTTTCTCCGCCTGTATGGAGGGAACCTCTTTCACCTCTTCAAG CAATATCCAGTGAGATACAACATTGGCTCGTGCAGCAACAGAGGACCAGTTGTTCCCATTGTGTATGACCATGGAAACAAAGAGTCCACCAGAATGTTATATGGACCCAATTCAAGAG CGGAGTTCGAACCAGGTTTCATCACATTCAGAGCAATAAACAATGAGCGTGCAGCCATGGCTATCTGCTCCGGGGTCAAGCCGACTGGATGCAACAGTGAACAT taCTGTGTAGGAGGTGGTGGATATTTCTACCCTTCGCAGTGTGGGGACTTTCCATCATTTGACTGGAACGGATTTGGAAGCTTGCAAGGCTGGAGCGCCTCTAAAGAGATTACTGAGgctgctgttttattgttttaccgCTGA